One window of Pristiophorus japonicus isolate sPriJap1 unplaced genomic scaffold, sPriJap1.hap1 HAP1_SCAFFOLD_879, whole genome shotgun sequence genomic DNA carries:
- the LOC139257597 gene encoding paraneoplastic antigen Ma6E-like has product MSRGAGGQRGRSAGCRRSAGEVSGVPEVSGVPEVSGVSEVSGVPEVSGVPVVSGVPVVSGVSEVSGVPEVSGVSEVSGVSEVSGVPEVSGVPEVSGVPVVSGVSEVSGVSEVSGVSEVSGVPEVSGVLVVSGVQVVSGVSEVSGVPEVSGVSEVSGVPEVSGVPEVTGVSEVSGVSEVSGVPEVSGVSEVSEGL; this is encoded by the exons ATGAGcag AGGTGCCGGAGGTCAGCGGGGGAGGTCAGCGGGGTGCCGGAGGTCAGCGGGGGAGGTCAGCGGGGTGCCGGAGGTCAGCGGGGTGCCGGAGGTCAGCGGGGTGTCGGAGGTCAGCGGGGTGCCGGAGGTCAGCGGGGTGCCGGTGGTCAGCGGGGTGCCGGTGGTCAGCGGGGTGTCGGAGGTCAGCGGGGTGCCGGAGGTCAGCGGGGTGTCGGAGGTCAGCGGGGTGTCGGAGGTCAGCGGGGTGCCGGAGGTCAGCGGGGTGCCGGAGGTCAGCGGGGTGCCGGTGGTCAGCGGGGTGTCGGAGGTCAGCGGGGTGTCGGAGGTCAGCGGGGTGTCGGAGGTCAGCGGGGTGCCGGAGGTCAGCGGGGTGCTGGTGGTCAGCGGGGTGCAGGTGGTCAGCGGGGTGTCGGAGGTCAGCGGGGTGCCGGAGGTCAGCGGGGTGTCGGAGGTCAGCGGGGTGCCGGAGGTCAGCGGGGTGCCGGAGGTCACCGGGGTGTCGGAGGTCAGCGGGGTGTCGGAGGTCAGCGGGGTGCCGGAGGTCAGCGGGGTGTCGGAGGTCAGCGAAGGACTG